A single window of Vibrio campbellii CAIM 519 = NBRC 15631 = ATCC 25920 DNA harbors:
- a CDS encoding enoyl-CoA hydratase-related protein: MQDHQPSIIPNTKRQDEVLWNVDEFGVATLTLNRTEKHNAFDACMIDLLIHRLDYLALRTDVRCLVLRGNGKHFSSGADLNWMKSMANSTRKQNLEDAQNLARLVHTLDAFPQPTIAVVQGSAFGGALGLICCCDIAVAAENAKFCLSEVKLGLVPATISPYVMRAMGNRQARRYILSAEVINAAKAEKFGLVHEVHKLDKIEAVVESLIDSLLLNSPDAMRKAKALCHQCHQNPIDGQLIQYTSQLIADIRVSPQGQDGLQAFLEKREPGWINKPAKGKK; encoded by the coding sequence ATGCAGGATCATCAACCGAGTATCATCCCCAATACAAAGCGACAAGATGAAGTACTTTGGAACGTCGATGAATTCGGCGTCGCAACGCTAACGCTCAATCGTACAGAGAAGCACAATGCGTTTGATGCCTGTATGATTGACTTGCTGATCCATAGGCTGGATTACCTCGCTTTACGCACCGATGTTCGATGCTTAGTGCTTCGAGGAAACGGCAAGCACTTCTCCTCTGGCGCGGATTTAAATTGGATGAAATCCATGGCAAACAGCACCAGAAAGCAAAACCTTGAAGACGCACAGAACCTCGCTCGTCTGGTGCATACACTGGACGCTTTCCCTCAGCCTACCATTGCGGTTGTGCAGGGTTCCGCATTTGGTGGCGCATTGGGCTTAATCTGTTGTTGTGATATTGCCGTCGCGGCGGAGAATGCGAAGTTCTGCTTGAGTGAAGTCAAGCTAGGGCTGGTTCCGGCAACTATCTCTCCTTATGTCATGCGTGCTATGGGAAACCGTCAAGCTCGTCGTTACATACTAAGTGCCGAAGTGATTAACGCCGCCAAAGCAGAAAAGTTTGGCCTTGTGCATGAGGTTCATAAGCTGGATAAAATCGAAGCCGTGGTAGAAAGTTTGATTGATTCTTTGCTGCTCAATAGCCCAGATGCAATGCGAAAAGCCAAAGCGTTATGCCATCAATGCCACCAAAATCCGATTGATGGTCAGCTTATCCAATACACGAGCCAACTGATCGCCGATATTCGCGTATCACCGCAAGGACAAGACGGCTTACAAGCCTTTCTGGAGAAACGAGAACCGGGTTGGATAAACAAGCCAGCTAAGGGCAAGAAATGA
- a CDS encoding hydroxymethylglutaryl-CoA lyase, with protein MNLPNKVNIVEVGARDGLQNESPVSTQAKIRLIDLLSDTGLTHIEAGSFVSPKWVPQMADSLDVMKRITRRHNVIYSALTPNVQGFEKALEAGATHVAIFTSSSEGFCRHNINCSIAESLTRFEPVMELAVTHNIPVRGYLSCVADCPYDGSTKPEQVARVANLLMELGCYEVSLGDTIGTGTPMRIAKMLEAVLVKVPTHKLAVHFHDTWGQALANIYQALTMGVHTVDSSVAGLGGCPYAHGASGNVATEDVLYLCQGLGIETGVDLELLAKAGWMISEELNRQPTSKVSMALKQR; from the coding sequence ATGAATTTGCCAAACAAGGTAAATATTGTCGAAGTGGGTGCGAGAGACGGATTACAAAACGAATCGCCAGTGTCCACGCAAGCCAAGATCCGCTTAATCGACCTGCTCTCGGATACAGGGCTCACCCATATTGAGGCAGGCTCTTTTGTGTCGCCTAAATGGGTACCTCAAATGGCCGATTCACTCGATGTGATGAAGAGAATCACCCGCCGCCACAACGTCATCTACTCAGCGTTAACGCCTAATGTGCAAGGCTTTGAGAAAGCGCTAGAAGCTGGAGCTACCCACGTTGCTATCTTCACCTCCTCATCGGAGGGCTTTTGCCGACACAACATCAATTGCTCGATTGCGGAAAGCCTCACCCGCTTTGAGCCAGTAATGGAATTGGCAGTAACCCATAACATTCCCGTTCGGGGCTACTTATCTTGCGTGGCAGACTGCCCTTACGATGGATCAACCAAACCAGAACAAGTGGCAAGAGTCGCTAACCTGCTGATGGAATTAGGCTGCTATGAGGTTTCACTTGGAGACACCATAGGTACAGGCACGCCTATGCGCATCGCTAAAATGTTAGAAGCCGTACTAGTGAAAGTCCCAACCCATAAGCTCGCTGTGCATTTTCACGATACGTGGGGACAAGCGTTAGCAAATATCTACCAAGCCTTAACAATGGGTGTCCATACCGTCGATAGTAGTGTGGCTGGACTTGGCGGCTGCCCTTACGCTCATGGCGCATCGGGTAATGTTGCTACCGAAGATGTGCTCTACCTTTGCCAAGGTTTAGGAATCGAGACAGGAGTAGATTTGGAGTTGCTCGCCAAAGCCGGATGGATGATCAGTGAAGAGCTAAACCGTCAGCCGACCTCGAAGGTATCGATGGCATTAAAGCAACGTTAA
- a CDS encoding porin family protein, whose translation MKKVFLLTALVSSFASANDMSGFYLGAGIGHTDFDDAGYMNDVSHAIARHSGASVPLTSDSDGSAYKLIAGYQINRIVAIEAQYTKYADTDVKVQNVSALKLSHDTFTVAANVGYTFDNGLRPFATLGLGSISYEVKENVTGNNFKDSESGGTVRLGVGLEYAPVMLGGLAFRAGYEVDHYTLETAFKDYDQSVGSWYVGSTYKF comes from the coding sequence ATGAAAAAGGTTTTTCTTCTTACTGCACTGGTTTCTAGTTTTGCATCTGCTAACGATATGAGTGGCTTTTATCTTGGTGCGGGCATCGGTCATACCGATTTTGATGACGCAGGCTACATGAATGATGTAAGTCACGCAATCGCTCGACACTCAGGGGCAAGCGTTCCTCTAACTTCAGATTCGGATGGCTCTGCATACAAGTTGATTGCTGGTTATCAAATCAACCGCATTGTTGCTATTGAAGCACAATACACTAAGTATGCGGATACTGATGTTAAGGTGCAAAATGTTTCGGCTTTAAAGCTAAGCCACGATACGTTTACCGTAGCCGCAAATGTAGGTTACACGTTCGACAATGGCTTACGCCCATTTGCAACGCTTGGTTTAGGTTCCATCAGCTACGAAGTAAAAGAAAACGTCACAGGCAACAACTTTAAGGACAGCGAGAGTGGCGGTACGGTTCGTTTAGGTGTTGGCTTGGAGTATGCGCCGGTAATGCTAGGTGGTCTTGCATTCCGTGCAGGTTATGAAGTTGACCATTACACGCTAGAAACTGCATTTAAAGATTACGACCAGTCGGTTGGTTCTTGGTACGTTGGTTCTACTTACAAGTTTTAA
- a CDS encoding winged helix-turn-helix domain-containing protein, producing MKSIQFSNLTLECATRTLRNQNGNKVVLRPLPYEVLLLLLQKNEPVSREELFKTCWEGLVVTDQALTNVVSGLRRNLLSLKAQNAEIKTISKVGYFIQAGSIKAITQPVPQIEETGSETVCDNQSDEVSLTHPMRQKTSTILLAAVYVVGTVVALLTLLNLKPLFEKPSYIKKDNYKHLVVGQTNIYLHDATPGFISADNLKLLLNKLPQAQCNADVYIRLFPSIYEANMVALTIWLQKTDGNKNHMYRHFNVQREQLGEYIADSYSSKEAICAF from the coding sequence ATGAAATCGATCCAGTTTTCGAACTTAACTTTAGAATGTGCAACAAGGACGTTACGTAATCAAAACGGAAATAAAGTCGTTCTCAGGCCTCTTCCTTATGAGGTTCTTTTACTGCTCCTGCAAAAAAATGAACCTGTATCCCGAGAGGAACTTTTCAAGACCTGCTGGGAAGGGTTGGTCGTGACCGATCAAGCATTAACCAACGTGGTTTCTGGCCTACGTCGTAACCTGCTTTCTTTAAAAGCCCAAAACGCTGAAATCAAAACCATCAGTAAAGTCGGTTATTTTATTCAGGCCGGATCCATTAAGGCCATCACGCAACCAGTACCTCAAATTGAAGAAACGGGCTCAGAAACTGTCTGCGATAATCAGAGCGATGAAGTAAGCCTCACCCATCCAATGCGACAGAAAACCAGTACTATCCTTCTAGCTGCGGTTTATGTTGTTGGCACCGTTGTAGCTTTGCTCACCCTTCTAAACTTAAAACCACTTTTCGAGAAGCCAAGCTATATAAAAAAAGACAACTATAAACACCTTGTCGTCGGACAAACCAACATCTATTTACATGACGCCACTCCAGGGTTTATTTCGGCCGACAATTTAAAACTGCTACTGAATAAATTACCCCAAGCGCAATGTAATGCAGACGTGTACATACGCCTTTTCCCTTCGATCTATGAGGCAAATATGGTCGCTTTGACTATTTGGTTGCAAAAAACGGATGGGAATAAAAACCATATGTATCGCCACTTTAATGTTCAGAGAGAACAATTGGGCGAATATATTGCCGACTCATACTCTAGCAAGGAGGCGATATGCGCATTTTAG
- a CDS encoding DMT family transporter, protein MLNSERKAAFVLVATMMIAALGWIFSKETIQGLPPFGFIGLRFTIASLCLLPLCIKPLRAANKKDIFAAAGVGVLLGGALMCWIYAISISDTLGEGAFIMSLSMLFVPIVAWVMFRQRPQRIFWISLPIAILGLGCLSLAGGWQQSTSQLWFLGAALMLALHFNVNSKYSQKLPVLLLTCIQLFITGLIGLLISSLVETVPEEVSTSIWIWFALSTLLATSLRYVMQTMGQKFVQAGNAALIMILEPVWTVILSVLWYGELLTANKLVGCALILFSLLFYRTGGKLRFPKRA, encoded by the coding sequence ATGCTTAACTCAGAACGCAAAGCTGCATTCGTGCTCGTCGCAACTATGATGATCGCGGCTCTAGGGTGGATTTTCTCTAAAGAAACCATTCAAGGTCTACCACCATTCGGATTCATCGGTCTGCGATTTACCATCGCTTCTCTATGCTTACTGCCTTTATGTATTAAGCCGCTTCGTGCCGCTAATAAGAAAGATATCTTTGCGGCTGCGGGGGTTGGCGTGCTTTTAGGTGGCGCATTAATGTGCTGGATCTATGCGATTTCTATCAGTGATACGCTGGGCGAGGGCGCATTCATCATGAGTCTTTCGATGCTGTTTGTGCCAATCGTTGCTTGGGTCATGTTCCGTCAAAGACCGCAACGAATTTTCTGGATCTCTCTGCCTATCGCAATTCTTGGCTTAGGGTGTTTGTCTTTGGCTGGTGGCTGGCAACAATCTACTAGCCAACTTTGGTTTTTGGGTGCAGCTTTGATGCTCGCTTTGCACTTCAACGTCAACAGTAAGTACTCGCAGAAATTGCCGGTATTGTTGCTGACGTGTATCCAGCTGTTTATCACGGGTTTGATAGGTTTACTAATTTCATCTTTAGTGGAAACGGTACCTGAAGAAGTGTCGACTTCTATCTGGATTTGGTTTGCTCTTAGTACGCTTTTGGCAACGAGCTTACGCTATGTGATGCAAACCATGGGACAGAAGTTTGTTCAAGCGGGCAACGCAGCGCTGATTATGATTCTCGAACCCGTGTGGACTGTGATACTTAGTGTGCTTTGGTACGGTGAGCTTTTGACTGCAAATAAGTTGGTTGGTTGTGCACTTATCTTGTTTTCATTGTTGTTCTACCGAACTGGCGGCAAACTCCGTTTTCCAAAACGTGCTTAG
- a CDS encoding c-type cytochrome has product MRLKNTHFMGTGIKAALLATMCFSPSTFATDAKADKQFEVGREKSKVCMTCHGADGISTIDAYPNLRGQKKSYLISSLKDYKARERTSGLAVLMQQQADALSDQDIEDIAHYYSQLGNEHSPSDNEPQP; this is encoded by the coding sequence ATGAGATTAAAGAACACGCATTTCATGGGAACAGGTATAAAGGCGGCTCTCCTCGCCACGATGTGCTTCTCTCCTTCCACTTTCGCAACTGACGCTAAAGCCGACAAGCAATTTGAGGTTGGTAGAGAGAAGTCGAAAGTATGCATGACATGTCACGGTGCTGACGGCATCTCTACGATCGACGCCTATCCAAACCTACGCGGTCAGAAGAAAAGTTACCTGATCTCTTCTTTGAAAGATTACAAAGCGCGGGAGCGGACTAGTGGGTTGGCGGTACTCATGCAGCAGCAAGCCGACGCCCTGTCTGACCAAGATATTGAAGACATCGCACACTACTACTCGCAGTTAGGGAACGAGCATTCACCGTCAGATAACGAGCCCCAGCCTTAA